DNA sequence from the Sphingomonas sp. genome:
GCTGTTTTCATTCGAGGAGGATGCCATGCCGATCATATAGGGAATCGGGGGGCGGAACCCAAGGGAAAAGGGCGGATTCAACGGGGTTCCGGGGCAAGCCTGCGAAAGTGACGAATTTGCCCGCGAACGTCGCTTCCGGACGGGCCGGCGCGCTCGACGGGCTTTAGCGTATCGCTATCGTCCGCGCGGGCGCAACGCCGGGCGACCCGTGATCGCGCCGGCCGGGATAAGGGCGGTAACGAATGGCCGATCTGCTGGCGACAATCGCATTGCACTGGACCTTGATCGGGTTGCTTGCGCTGGCGATCCGATATCTTTTCCGCCAGCCGGTCAATACCGTCGCTCTGGCATGGGCGCTCGGCTGCACATTGGTCTATTTCGTGGCGGTCATGCTGGTCGGCGGCCTTCAGGCGCATCTGCCGCTGCTGGCCGGGCTTCAGTTCAACTGGACCGGCAAGACCATCGCCATCGTGCTGACGCTCGTGATGATGATGGCGGTCCCTGGCGCGACCCGGCAGGAATTCGGTCTCGTGTTGCGCCAGACGCCGGGATCGCTGATGCCCGCCATTCTCGTCACGGCCGGCCTGTGCGCCTTTGCCTGGGGCATAAGATGGCTGCTCGGGGCCCACGGAACGGCGACGCCGGAGGCGCTGCTCTACCAGGCGACGATGCCGGGGCTCGACGAGGAACTGTTCTTCCGGGGCCTGCTGCTCGCCTTGCTGGTGCGCGCCTTCGCCGACCGCTGGCCGCTCGGCGGCGCCGCGATCGGGCCGGGGGCGATCGTCGCGACCTTCCTCTTCGCCGCCGGCCATGCGCTGATGATCCGCGGCGGCGTGTTCATGTTCGAGCCGGTCTTCCTCGCGTTCAGCGCGGTACTCGGCTTCGGGCTGCTCTGGATCCGCCAGCGAACCGGCTCGCTGCTCCTGCCGATTATCGCTCACAACATCATCGATCTCGGCGGCGCCCTGCTGTAAGACGGCTTAAGCGGGCGCGACGACCCCGCCGACCACCTCAAACCGCGCG
Encoded proteins:
- a CDS encoding CPBP family intramembrane metalloprotease; the protein is MADLLATIALHWTLIGLLALAIRYLFRQPVNTVALAWALGCTLVYFVAVMLVGGLQAHLPLLAGLQFNWTGKTIAIVLTLVMMMAVPGATRQEFGLVLRQTPGSLMPAILVTAGLCAFAWGIRWLLGAHGTATPEALLYQATMPGLDEELFFRGLLLALLVRAFADRWPLGGAAIGPGAIVATFLFAAGHALMIRGGVFMFEPVFLAFSAVLGFGLLWIRQRTGSLLLPIIAHNIIDLGGALL